The Arachis ipaensis cultivar K30076 chromosome B07, Araip1.1, whole genome shotgun sequence genomic interval AGTCCCCTACTGCAGCCAGTTGGCTTTTCACGGTCTGAGTCCGGCGCGCCTTCTCGGATGGAAGAGCAGGGTTTCGAGAGCACCACAGTTGCAGACATCTTGAAAGGGAAAGGAAAAAGTGCAGATGGATCCTGGCTTTGGTGCACCACAGAAGACACCGTTTATGATGCTGTTAAATCGGTATACATGCTTgatattgttttctttttcaaaggaTGTATAGATGTTTACACAGAATTGATGTATTTCGCTATACCGGTATACAGATGACACAAAACAATGTTGGAGCTTTGGTTGTGGTGAAACCTGGTGAGCAGAAATCAATTGCTGGAATTATAACAGAAAGAGGTACATGTGCTTTGATAGAATATGATTTGGTGTCAATTTGTATCAATATATTCATGGATAGTCCAATCATCTTGTTGCCATCCAGATTACCTCAGGAAGATCATTGTTCAGGGAAGATCATCCAAGTCCACCAAGGTTGGGGATATTATGACTGAAGAGGTATAAACTGTTGTTCTTAATTTCCGTACAATACAATCAACCCATTGAAAACTTGGTAGTATATATTATTGTTTGTTGATTCAGCTACCATTGATGATATTAAGAATCATTACGGTTTCTGCAGAACAAACTTATCACGGTCACACCCGATACAAGAGTTCTGCGAGCGATGCAACTGATGACAGGTATGCTATGTGCTTCTTGGTAATTAACATGAACAAATATAAGCTACTAgcttatgtttattttattttaattttttcagaTAACAGAATCAGACACATTCCTGTCATTAATGATGATAGTGGGATGATAGGCATGGTGTCCATCGGTGACGTGGTTCGCGCCGTGGTGAGCGAGCATCGGCAAGAGCTTGATCGCTTAAACGCTTATATACAAGGAGGTtattagatgatgatgatgaaaatggTTTGAAGGCATTCAAGTTGACTTGGATTATGTAATAAGGTTGAGGTTGCTTGAGTGCTTGTAGATATGTAATGTTTTAGGCTATAGAGAGTCATCTTTGTTTGCTTCTTTAATCTTGAACTTCCCTTCTGTTTTATGGATAtaacttgaattttcatgttaatAATGACTACTGCATATGAATGCAGTATGGAATTCCGTTCTCTTCTGAAGTTTTGTAATTAAATCTAAttaagtttttttcttttttttatgtctCTTTCTTTAACTAGAACTTTTTTGTTATCAATCCTTAAGGTATTGGACTAACTTGATTAAATTTGGTTAttaaaatgatttgacatataataataataataatagttgttttattttatcaaaatttattgaaatttttaaaacaagTTTTTCTAAGAAAATATAAGTTACCCATTAACAAAATAGGGAANNNNNNNNAATAGTCCTAATAAAATGACCACTTACATATAAGGCTAGCTCTTTAAAATAAGAGgagaaaaattaattaaagttaCCTAAAAGTCTAAAACATAGACTTTTGGTGGGTTCAAATGCCAAATATAGGTATAAGTATCGTCTTTGTAACGTACAAGTTTTGGGGTAATAATAAAGTCATATAAAGAATTCTAGAAGCAGTACACGTAGAAACTTCGAAGCAATTTTGTGATATTTTTATCCACCATATACAAAACCAAGTCNNNNNNNNNNNNNNNNNNNNNNNNNNNNNNNNNNNNNNNNNNNNNNNNNNNNNNNNNNNNNNNNNNNNNNNNNNNNNNNNNNNNNNNNNNNNNNNNNNNNNNNNNNNNNNNNNNNNNNNNNNNNNNNNNNNNNNNNNNNNNNNNNNNNNNNNNNNNNNNNNNNNNNNNNNNNNNNNNNNNNNNNNNNNNNNNNNNNNNNNNNNNNNNNNNNNNNNNNNNNNNNNNNNNNNNNNNNNNNNNNNNNNNNNNNNNNNNNNNNNNNNNNNNNNNNNNNNNNNNNNNNNNNNNNNNNNNNNNNNNNNNNNNNNNNNNNNNNNNNNNNNNNNNNNNNNNNNNNNNNNNNNNNNNNNNNNNNNNNNNNNNNNNNNNNNNNNNNNNNNNNNNNNNNNNNNNNNNNNNNNNNNNNNNNNNNNNNNNNNNNNNNNNNNNNNNNNNNNNNNNNNNNNNNNNNNNNNNNNNNNNNNNNNNNNNNNNNNNNNNNNNNNNNNNNNNNNNNNNNNNNNNNNNNNNNNNNNNNNNNNNNNNNNNNNNNNNNNNNNNNNNNNNNNNNNNNNNNNNNNNNNNNNNNNNNNNNNNNNNNNNNNNNNNNNNNNNNNNNNNNNNNNNNNNNNNNNNNNNNNNNNNNNNNNNNNNNNNNNNNNNNNNNNNNNNNNNNNNNNNNNNNNNNNNNNNNNNNNNNNNNNNNNNNNNNNNNNNNNNNNNNNNNNNNNNNNNNNNNNNNNNNNNNNNNNNNNNNNNNNNNNNNNNNNNNNNNNNNNNNNNNNNNNNNNNNNNNNNNNNNNNNNNNNNNNNNNNNNNNNNNNNNNNNNNNNNNNNNNNNNNNNNNNNNNNNNNNNNNNNNNNNNNNNNNNNNNNNNNNNNNNNNNNNNNNNNNNNNNNNNNNNNNNNNNNNNNNNNNNNNNNNNNNNNNNNNNNNNNNNNNNNNNNNNNNNNNNNNNNNNNNNNNNNNNNNNNNNNNNNNNNNNNNNNNNNNNNNNNNNNNNNNNNNNNNNNNNNNNNNNNNNNNNNNNNNNNNNNNNNNNNNNNNNNNNNNNNNNNNNNNNNNNNNNNNNNNNNNNNNNNNNNNNNNNNNNNNNNNNNNNNNNNNNNNNNNNNNNNNNNNNNNNNNNNNNNNNNNNNNNNNNNNNNNNNNNNNNNNNNNNNNNNNNNNNNNNNNNNNNNNNNNNNNNNNNNNNNNNNNNNNNNNNNNNNNNNNNNNNNNNNNNNNNNNNNNNNNNNNNNNNNNNNNNNNNNNNNNNNNNNNNNNNNNNNNNNNNNNNNNNNNNNNNNNNNNNNNNNNNNNNNNNNNNNNNNNNNNNNNNNNNNNNNNNNNNNNNNNNNNNNNNNNNNNNNNNNNNNNNNNNNNNNNNNNNNNNNNNNNNNNNNNNNNNNNNNNNNNNNNNNNNNNNNNNNNNNNNNNNNNNNNNNNNNNNNNNNNNNNNNNNNNNNNNNNNNNNNNNNNNNNNNNNNNNNNNNNNNNNNNNNNNNNNNNNNNNNNNNNNNNNNNNNNNNNNNNNNNNNNNNNNNNNNNNNNNNNNNNNNNNNNNNNNNNNNNNNNNNNNNNNNNNNNNNNNNNNNNNNNTTGTTcgctttaacattttttttttatcatttatcATTAGAAAAGTAAGATTGAGATGGTGACTTGCAGAACAGGCTAGTTAACTACAGACACAAGACACAACTGAGTGAACATGAGATTCTGCATCTTGGTTTTTCTCCTCAACATGTTTTCTGCTTTCAACTGCTTCTTCACCACCactcctcctccttctctctgCACTTGGTGTTTCTGTGATTGAAGAACAAAGAGTCTTTCTTTGCAGTGCTTCTTGGTATGAAAAAATATAATCCGTGCTCACTTTTTGTTGTATGACTTGTATTCTGTCTTTACATGTGAAGATGCCCTTTTTCCCTTTTCGAGTTTTGACCATTTTCTACTCCTTTTCATGGTTTTTTTTCTTGTTCATGGCTATGTTCAGATTACTATACTActtaatcaatatatatatatatatatatataaccaattTGGATTGTTGAATGATTAGCTTACTTGTCCGCTTAAGTAAGTATTGAAGTTTGAATCCCACTTTTGTGTAGGCAGCATCAAACTAAAGTTTTTATTTGCGAAGGATCAGTACCATTGAAAAGTATATGAGTagtttctaatttaatttccaaGAAATTTTGTCATCTGGGTCATGCTTTATGTGTTGCCATAAACGTTAGTGCTAACCATGGTTGTCAAAGTCACAGAAGACGGGCTTCAAGAGTTGACAGAATATATATACACACGTGTGTATGACTAAAGAAGCAAAAGAATTGCTAGCTTCTTTACTACGGAATATGGAAGAATCAATTGAATTTTTATATGTAGTTCTTTTTGTTGAAAAAGGAAAGTCCACTTGCATTATTCAAATGAAGGATTTTCTAGCTTTCATATACATTGTGCTGAGACAACTGTGAACCATGTGCTTATTGTGTCTTTGATGCAGTTTGTTTTCTCATATGAGCAAATTTCAACAAGGGGGGAGCTTAATGAAATTCACTTCTTATTTTGGTTCTGTTTTCTCTTATGATCATGATATTGTTGCTAGTCCCAGCAAAGAAATCATGTGTCTGGCGTCTGTTTTCGCCGGCATCATCTTATGTCTTCTTGTAAGTACACCGAGCCGACATAGGACAAATTCGtcctttgaaatttgaaaattattatttatctctCAAACGACGCCATAGTGTCCTATCATAAACAATATTTGCATATCTAAGGACATAACTTTTAGAAATTCTTGTAAGAAATTCTGAAGCTTGATCCTTTCTCTTGGTTCTTGAAGGTGTATAGATCAAGTGCTGTTTTGAGTTCTCTATTGTTCAATAAGGCATATGGCAAATTGAGCACTATACAGAAAATCGAATGGAATAACAGGTGAAATGCCTTGCTCATAATTATTATTCGTGTttgaaattataattatttatataaattatttacaGTTTTTTTTAATGCAGGGGAATCTCTACATTCCATGCTCTTTTTGTATCATTTGCTTCTTTTTACTTCCTTATCATATCAGACATTTTCAAGGATGGTTCACATGAAGACCTAATTATTAATAGGTCATCAACTCTTACAAATACAGCATTGGGGGTATAAGCAAAATTTGATTTTGGTCTCATATCAATATTTTTGGCAGATATATTGATATTTATGGCAGTTGGCTTATTTGTTCCTTTTTATGTTTGTACAGATTTCTCTTGGTTATTTTGTAACAGATCTGGTGATGATTCTTTGGCATTTTCCAGCATTAGGGGGTCTGGAATATGTAAGTTGAAACTTCAAAGATACAAGCCTGCAAAATGCTAGTTATTGTTATGTTAATACATGATATGATGCATAGAAACATATGATACAACACATTTAAATACGTGATAGCTgatttggtggctgatttttggtatgcaaatagtatttttgttaatCAAATGACGAATTTTATACGAAAGGACTAATCTGTCATCCTATTTTCAAATAGTGAAGGATGAATTCACCATTGCTTACCCTTATTTTTAATGGCTAACCATCTTCATTCATTTACATTTAGGTTCTACACCATGGGATATCCAtgctttcaattttaatatctctGCTAAGTGGTCAAGTTCAAGTCTACATACTAATGGTTCTTTTTTCTGAGAGCACCACTCCATCTATAAACCTAAGATGGTAAATCTGTTATTCAGAAATCCATTTAATTTCTCATACTTTGTCAATATTACTAATTGCATTAATTACATATATAGGTACTTGGATGTTGGTGGTCTTAAGAGCTCCAAACTTTATATTGTGAATGGCATTGCATTGTTCCTTGGGTGGCTGGTAATGTCCATTATACCCTTGACTTTAACTCTAATTCTGCCACCTTTAAATACTGTGTATGAAAGGTTGTCTAGTTGACTCTGCCATGCATTAGTTTAATTTTAGTgcttttttaatgtattttttacTTGAGATATGTTATTTGTACATAATTTTTGTGGGATATTGTGGCAACATATTCTTATTCAACATTGGATAGGTATAGTTCTATGTGGTCGCCACAGTGTCTCACAATTGTTATGTACATGAAACTTCTTaattttcactaatttgaatGTGTTTGGTGACTTGGGGTGGTTAATTATTAATCAACTTTGTGGCAGGTTGCTAggatttttctgtttatgttcttCTTTTACCATATGTGGATCCATTTTGATGAGGTTAGCATTTGCCCTCTGATTTCTTTGTTACATTTGTTTCAATCTTCTCATATTGCGAGAATTCATTAGGGTCTGTTTGgctcctatttttatttttcagtgcCTAATTTCTTTATATtttgtaaaataaaaaagtaaaattgatgaTATAAATAAATGTTTTgtgcttcaatttttttttaatttataatttcagGTGAAGGAGGTAAATGCTTTGTGCTATTACTTTATGTTTGTGGTGCCATCTGTGCTGACAATGATGAACATATTTTGGTTTTGGAAGATTGCCAAGGGTATGGTCAAAACTATTACAAAAGCAAAACACACAAAGAGGGCCTAGATCATCTTACTGCTATAAATATTCATAAACCATTGATACTACTTAGCTTGCCACAAATGTATAGACATTTGATTCACTCAAATGAGTTATATTCTTAATGATAGTTTCTAATCTGAATGAGGTGAATGCTACAGTGTATAAAAAGTAGTGTCTACTtattaaaaaagttaaaaattaatatttaaatttgaacgatataaaaataaataattttaaaaaaatcaaaacttactATAAAAGATAAGTTAAGTAAAATTTAGGTANNNNNNNNNNNNNNNNNNNNNNNNNNNNNNNNNNNNNNNNNNNNNNNNNNNNNNNNNNNNNNNNNNNNNNNNNNNtctttacttttattttagtatgaaaaaaattaaaataaaaaaattgataaaatattaaaataaaggaaTAATTACTGGtaaatttatgatttttataATGTAAAGTCTcactattttaattcaaaagtgATTAGATAACttcactttaaaaaaaaaaattaatcctcTTTCTGAAGCTTGTTTCATTattgcataattttttttttccaaaaaagttTACAGATAAATTACATTTTACCGGAGATTAAACTATATTTTGTAAAATAtgattaattttagtttttttggTCAGATAAATTACATTACTCTTGGCACCCAGTGTTTGAAATTGGTCCAATGGCCCTTATATCTACGTTTGTAAAAATGTTCATATCCTTATCCAATTAGAGTTCTAACTTTTTAATGAGTCCATGGCCCAGATGTCAAAAAAAGAAACTCAACTAAATCATCTAGCCAagcttaaaattttgaaaacggatttttaaaagaaaaacaacCAAATAGAAAGTCCTTTTTATGGAGTTTCTATAATGCTATAGTACGAACAATCAATGAAATAAACAATAACACTATATATTTAACATTATTTTTATGTCTTGTATGCAACCTTTTTTTTATCCTCTTTTGGAGTTTAATAACATTGAGCCCTTAAAAAAATgtattacattttttttttaaaagtaaaagcTCAACACTCAAGTGGAGCAAAGTAAGATAAAGACAAGAACAATAAAGGCATAACAACTCCTATGTCATCTCCTATGTCTTCCATAACTAAAGGACAGTGTTCCGAAAGACATCTCGGACCACCTTTTAGACGCGTCTCTGGGTACACTTCAAACCACCACAAGGAGACTAGGCTCTTATCGATACGACTGCACGACTGCCCCCTAAACTATGTATACTTTCGATCATTCAGTACCAAATCAAACAGCTCCATATCATTTATCCATGTTCTAAAATCTGCCGCCGACGCTGGTAATGTAGTTGCTCCTTTCCTTTCCTCCACATGCCAAATTTCATTAAAATCCCCCAAAAAACAGAGCGACACCTGACACAATCCTGCAATATAACTCAATTCTTCCCACATGGAGATCTTCTCAGTCCTCTCATGCGGTCCATACACTAAGCAAAGAGCACAGTGAAAGTTATCTTTTACCACAACCCCTTCTATGCACAGCCATCTATCCCCTTTATAGCAATTATATAGTTTAAAAGCCTTTTCATCCCATATTAGCAATAATCCTCCAGAAGTCCCAATGGAACTAACACA includes:
- the LOC107609325 gene encoding CBS domain-containing protein CBSX3, mitochondrial, with the protein product MQGGLRVFLSQGSVVKNAVLQRIRMASPLLQPVGFSRSESGAPSRMEEQGFESTTVADILKGKGKSADGSWLWCTTEDTVYDAVKSMTQNNVGALVVVKPGEQKSIAGIITERDYLRKIIVQGRSSKSTKVGDIMTEENKLITVTPDTRVLRAMQLMTDNRIRHIPVINDDSGMIGMVSIGDVVRAVVSEHRQELDRLNAYIQGGY
- the LOC107610014 gene encoding transmembrane protein 56-B — its product is MSKFQQGGSLMKFTSYFGSVFSYDHDIVASPSKEIMCLASVFAGIILCLLVYRSSAVLSSLLFNKAYGKLSTIQKIEWNNRGISTFHALFVSFASFYFLIISDIFKDGSHEDLIINRSSTLTNTALGISLGYFVTDLVMILWHFPALGGLEYVLHHGISMLSILISLLSGQVQVYILMVLFSESTTPSINLRWYLDVGGLKSSKLYIVNGIALFLGWLVARIFLFMFFFYHMWIHFDEVKEVNALCYYFMFVVPSVLTMMNIFWFWKIAKGMVKTITKAKHTKRA